One region of Dissulfurirhabdus thermomarina genomic DNA includes:
- a CDS encoding potassium channel family protein, whose protein sequence is MKVVITGVGDTGRNLADMLARGDDVELVLVDSDERLCEHLSEELDALVLHGDATDPKLLKDAGLPEADALVCATGTDAINTVIAMLGHRMGVGKIVVKLNDVGLRAACQEIGVTRVIAPKIAAAAEILSTIRGLHRLDFSLVARGGLRLAELDAGAGAGRRLADLAVPGGLLVVAVLRGEQMMVPRGKTRLEAGDVLLTLAEDEKTLERFRELLREATSREKEDEA, encoded by the coding sequence ATGAAGGTCGTCATCACCGGCGTCGGGGACACGGGGCGCAACCTGGCGGACATGCTCGCCCGCGGGGACGACGTGGAACTGGTCCTGGTGGACAGCGACGAGAGGCTCTGCGAGCATCTTTCCGAGGAGCTGGACGCCCTGGTGCTCCACGGCGACGCCACCGACCCAAAGCTCCTCAAGGACGCGGGCCTTCCGGAGGCCGACGCCCTGGTCTGCGCCACCGGCACCGACGCCATCAACACGGTGATCGCCATGCTGGGCCACCGGATGGGAGTCGGGAAGATCGTGGTGAAGCTGAACGACGTGGGCCTCCGCGCCGCGTGCCAGGAGATCGGGGTCACCCGGGTGATCGCTCCCAAGATCGCCGCGGCGGCGGAGATCCTCTCGACGATACGGGGCCTCCATCGCCTCGATTTCTCCCTGGTGGCCAGGGGCGGGCTGCGGCTGGCCGAGCTGGACGCCGGCGCGGGCGCCGGCCGGCGGCTCGCGGACCTGGCCGTGCCCGGCGGCCTCCTGGTGGTGGCGGTCCTCCGGGGCGAGCAGATGATGGTACCCAGGGGCAAGACCCGCCTCGAGGCGGGGGACGTCCTCTTGACGCTGGCGGAAGACGAAAAGACCCTGGAGCGGTTCAGGGAACTCCTGCGGGAGGCCACCTCCCGAGAAAAGGAGGACGAGGCATGA
- a CDS encoding universal stress protein, translating into MFKRLLIATDTDAASPRILECLPEGNPLGVEEIVLVHVAGPDAAGAADRIAAARRGLEARGFCVKVDLPAGVPTRAILEAADRHDASVIVVGSHHRGTLRGALVGSTSYSVLHETDRPVLLVRLWGDGACDAPAGPAQCLRHILFPTDFSETAERAFLYLEALARAAGSEVTLYHVHDRARIDPYLRDRLPEFDRVDRERLERLKAHLEANGAGPCHVEVSYGVPAQRILHLARNKDFSLVVMGTQGRGFLPEVYMGSTANAVARHGPLPVLFVPKRR; encoded by the coding sequence ATGTTCAAGAGACTCCTCATCGCCACCGACACCGACGCGGCCTCGCCGCGGATCCTGGAATGCCTGCCCGAGGGCAACCCCCTGGGCGTGGAGGAAATCGTCCTGGTCCACGTGGCCGGGCCGGACGCCGCCGGGGCGGCGGACCGGATCGCGGCCGCCCGGCGGGGCCTCGAGGCCCGGGGATTTTGCGTGAAGGTGGACCTCCCCGCCGGGGTGCCGACCCGGGCCATCCTCGAGGCGGCCGACCGGCACGACGCCTCGGTCATCGTGGTGGGGTCCCATCACCGGGGCACCCTCCGGGGCGCCCTGGTGGGGAGCACCAGCTACAGCGTCCTCCACGAGACGGACCGGCCGGTGCTTCTGGTGCGGCTCTGGGGGGACGGCGCCTGCGACGCCCCCGCGGGCCCCGCGCAGTGCCTGCGCCACATCCTCTTCCCCACGGATTTCTCCGAGACGGCCGAGCGGGCCTTCCTCTACCTCGAGGCCCTGGCGCGGGCCGCCGGTTCCGAGGTCACCCTCTACCACGTCCACGACCGGGCGCGCATCGATCCCTACCTCCGCGACCGGCTCCCCGAGTTCGACCGGGTGGACCGGGAACGCCTCGAGCGGCTCAAGGCCCACCTCGAGGCCAACGGGGCGGGCCCCTGCCACGTGGAGGTCTCCTACGGCGTCCCGGCGCAGCGGATCCTGCACCTCGCCCGCAACAAGGATTTCAGCCTGGTGGTCATGGGGACCCAGGGGCGGGGCTTCCTCCCCGAGGTCTACATGGGGAGCACCGCCAACGCCGTGGCCCGCCACGGACCGCTCCCGGTGCTCTTCGTCCCGAAGCGGCGCTGA
- the cysS gene encoding cysteine--tRNA ligase produces MANNGQTPPRPRGNILDQIGRTPLVPIRSLNPYPRVEILAKLESFNPGGSIKDRIALGMIEGAEARGELTRGKVILEASSGNTGIGLALVAAVKGYRCCIAMSEAASIERRKIMRAYGAEILLTPARLGTDGAIEEVYRLARRHPDRYFCTDQFNNPDNWRTHYEHTAMEIWEQTGGRLDAVVATMGTTGTLMGLARRFRELDPSIRVVGMEPYLGHRLQGLKNMKESYRPGIFDKRLPDEILHVADEEALEMTRRLAREEGIFAGMSSGAALAAALRVAARMESGRVVVIFPDGGERYLSTDLFHYPEEDEEARPGALHLTNTLTRRKEIFEPLEAGKVRIYSCGPTAYEFAHLGLCRRVVVADLLRRVLEAQGYEVRHVMNITDVDDKTIRAALDQGRTLEELTDHYAAAFLEDVRSLGVRTAEAYPRASRHVPDMVRLAQRLVEAGYAYEKHGSIYFDISKLPNYGRLSRVDLSRIRLGATVDLDDYEKDSPVDFTLFKRVTLEELKNGIGYETPWGQVRPGWHIECAAMSMKELGDFFDIHTSGCDLVFPHHENEIAMAVALTGQPLARYWLHSELVLADGKKMSRSAGNVVTLRDLLDEGYTGRQVRFFLLRTHYRKPLNFSRRFLDEAARALDRLDQFTGEVRCLAEAGADEGGDPRPEVIEAVAGMEHGFSRAVNDDLNVSRALAHLYGLVRRLQPLVAGRRLSAPDARAVVEGLARVDAVLGFLDVDHASAPVDPEILALLEEREAARARKEWQRADELRGRLLALGVEVMDTPRGQRWRWTVRRPGRPA; encoded by the coding sequence ATGGCGAACAACGGACAGACCCCCCCGCGGCCGCGGGGCAACATCCTCGACCAGATCGGCCGCACCCCCCTGGTTCCCATCCGCAGCCTCAACCCCTACCCGCGGGTCGAGATCCTCGCCAAGCTCGAGTCCTTCAACCCCGGCGGCTCCATCAAGGACCGGATCGCCCTCGGAATGATCGAGGGGGCCGAGGCCCGGGGCGAGCTCACCCGGGGCAAGGTCATCCTGGAGGCCAGCAGCGGCAATACCGGCATCGGGCTCGCCCTGGTGGCGGCGGTCAAGGGCTACCGGTGCTGCATCGCCATGAGCGAGGCGGCCAGCATCGAGCGGCGCAAGATCATGCGGGCCTACGGGGCCGAGATCCTGCTGACACCCGCCCGGCTCGGCACCGACGGTGCCATAGAGGAGGTCTATCGGCTCGCCCGCCGGCATCCCGACCGCTACTTCTGCACCGACCAGTTCAACAACCCCGACAACTGGCGGACCCACTACGAGCACACCGCCATGGAGATCTGGGAGCAGACCGGGGGGCGGCTCGACGCGGTGGTGGCCACCATGGGCACCACCGGGACCCTCATGGGGCTGGCCCGGCGCTTCCGGGAGCTCGATCCCTCCATCCGCGTGGTGGGCATGGAGCCCTACCTCGGCCACCGGCTCCAGGGGCTCAAGAACATGAAGGAGTCCTACCGCCCGGGGATCTTCGACAAGCGGCTCCCGGACGAGATCCTCCACGTGGCCGACGAGGAGGCCCTGGAGATGACCCGGCGCCTGGCCCGGGAGGAGGGCATCTTCGCCGGCATGAGCAGCGGGGCGGCGCTCGCGGCGGCCCTCCGGGTGGCCGCCCGCATGGAGTCCGGCCGCGTCGTGGTCATCTTCCCCGACGGCGGCGAGCGTTACCTCAGCACCGACCTCTTCCACTACCCGGAGGAAGACGAGGAGGCCCGGCCCGGCGCCCTCCATCTCACCAACACCCTCACCCGGCGCAAGGAGATCTTCGAGCCCCTCGAGGCCGGAAAGGTGCGCATCTACTCCTGCGGGCCCACGGCCTACGAGTTCGCCCACCTCGGCCTCTGCCGGCGCGTGGTGGTGGCCGACCTCCTCCGGCGGGTGCTGGAGGCCCAGGGCTACGAGGTCCGCCACGTCATGAACATCACCGACGTGGACGACAAGACCATCCGCGCCGCCCTGGACCAGGGGCGCACCCTCGAGGAACTGACGGACCACTACGCCGCCGCCTTCCTCGAGGACGTCCGGAGTCTCGGCGTCCGCACCGCCGAGGCCTACCCCCGCGCCAGCCGCCACGTTCCGGACATGGTGCGCCTGGCCCAGCGGCTCGTGGAGGCGGGCTACGCCTACGAGAAGCACGGCTCCATCTACTTCGACATCTCGAAGCTGCCCAACTACGGGCGGCTTTCCCGGGTGGATCTGTCCCGGATCCGGCTCGGGGCCACCGTGGACCTCGACGACTACGAGAAGGACAGCCCGGTGGACTTCACCCTCTTCAAGCGGGTGACCCTGGAGGAGCTCAAGAACGGCATCGGCTACGAGACCCCCTGGGGACAGGTCCGGCCGGGGTGGCACATCGAGTGCGCCGCCATGTCCATGAAGGAACTGGGGGACTTCTTCGACATCCACACCAGCGGCTGCGACCTGGTCTTCCCCCACCACGAGAACGAGATCGCCATGGCCGTGGCCCTCACCGGCCAGCCCCTGGCCCGGTACTGGCTCCACAGCGAGCTGGTCCTGGCGGACGGGAAGAAGATGTCCCGCTCGGCCGGCAACGTGGTGACGCTCCGGGACCTCCTCGACGAGGGGTACACCGGGCGCCAGGTGCGCTTCTTCCTCCTTCGCACCCACTACCGGAAACCCCTCAACTTCTCCCGCCGGTTCCTCGATGAGGCGGCCCGGGCCCTGGACCGGCTGGACCAGTTCACCGGCGAGGTCCGCTGCCTGGCGGAGGCGGGGGCGGACGAGGGCGGCGATCCCCGGCCGGAGGTCATCGAGGCGGTGGCCGGGATGGAACACGGCTTCTCCCGGGCCGTGAACGACGACCTCAACGTCTCCCGTGCCCTCGCCCACCTCTACGGTTTGGTCCGGCGGCTCCAGCCCCTGGTGGCCGGGCGGCGCCTGTCGGCCCCGGACGCCCGGGCCGTGGTGGAGGGGCTCGCCCGGGTGGACGCCGTGCTCGGGTTCCTCGACGTGGATCACGCCTCGGCCCCGGTGGATCCGGAGATCCTGGCCCTCCTCGAGGAGCGGGAGGCGGCCCGGGCCCGGAAGGAGTGGCAGCGGGCGGACGAGCTGCGCGGGCGGCTCCTCGCCCTGGGGGTCGAGGTCATGGACACACCGAGGGGCCAGCGTTGGCGGTGGACGGTCCGCCGCCCCGGCCGGCCGGCGTGA
- a CDS encoding cytochrome c peroxidase, translated as MKHRLAALLLALGWSCALLPAFAADPLLERARLHFDPLPDHPPDRPANPVTPEKVRLGKTLFFDPRISRSQAVSCHTCHNLSLWGVDRQETSIGHAWQRGPRNAPTVLNAVFNLAQFWDGRARDLAEQAGVPIQSPLEMAASKAYVVQVLSSMPGYLRLFREAFPGEADPVTFRNATLAIEAFEATLLTPGAPFDRFLQGDPDALTPEQRKGLALFMDKGCAACHMSLNVGGNGYYQFGVADAPPAGVCPSTDPGREAVVETITCEFVFKAPSLRNVAMTPPYFHSGKVWDLHTAVAIMGSAQLGLRLAPGEVTLVTRFLESLTGRPPVVTLPELPPATDRTPPPAP; from the coding sequence GTGAAGCACCGCCTCGCCGCCCTCCTCCTGGCCCTCGGCTGGTCCTGTGCCCTCCTTCCGGCCTTCGCCGCCGACCCGCTCCTCGAGCGGGCCCGCCTCCACTTCGACCCCCTGCCGGACCACCCGCCCGACCGGCCCGCCAACCCCGTGACCCCCGAGAAGGTCCGCCTGGGAAAGACCCTCTTCTTCGACCCCCGCATCTCCCGGAGCCAGGCGGTGAGCTGCCACACCTGCCACAACCTCTCCCTGTGGGGCGTGGACCGCCAGGAGACATCCATCGGCCACGCCTGGCAGCGGGGCCCCAGAAACGCCCCCACCGTGCTGAACGCCGTCTTCAACCTGGCCCAGTTCTGGGACGGCCGGGCCCGGGATCTCGCCGAGCAGGCGGGCGTTCCCATCCAGTCGCCCCTGGAGATGGCGGCCTCGAAGGCCTACGTGGTCCAGGTCCTCTCGAGCATGCCGGGCTACCTCCGCCTCTTCCGGGAGGCCTTCCCCGGGGAAGCCGACCCCGTCACCTTCCGGAACGCCACCCTCGCCATCGAGGCCTTCGAGGCCACGCTCCTGACCCCCGGCGCCCCCTTCGACCGTTTTCTCCAGGGCGACCCGGACGCCCTCACCCCGGAGCAGCGCAAGGGGCTCGCCCTCTTCATGGACAAGGGATGCGCGGCCTGCCACATGAGCCTGAACGTGGGCGGCAACGGCTACTACCAGTTCGGGGTGGCCGACGCTCCGCCCGCCGGCGTCTGTCCCTCCACGGACCCGGGCCGCGAGGCCGTCGTGGAGACCATCACCTGCGAGTTCGTCTTCAAGGCCCCGTCCCTGCGCAACGTGGCCATGACCCCGCCCTACTTCCACTCCGGAAAGGTGTGGGACCTGCACACGGCCGTGGCCATCATGGGATCGGCACAGCTGGGTCTCCGCCTTGCGCCCGGCGAGGTCACCCTGGTCACCCGCTTCCTCGAATCCCTCACCGGCCGCCCGCCGGTGGTGACCCTGCCGGAACTGCCGCCGGCCACAGACCGGACGCCGCCCCCCGCCCCATGA
- a CDS encoding ABC transporter substrate-binding protein, producing MSPTHLSSNAWRITLATVAWVALISALHYWRNVDHGRVQVLRMGYMPVVTNLACPLLDYATRNAADVRFEALKFGSFAEMGDALREGHIDAAFMIAPLAIVMRQQGVPVKVVYIGNRHESTLVVRSELPVRTFRDLAGHTLAVPMRYSGHNVAARLLARKYGIEDRIRILEMNPPDMPSALLSGGLDAYFVGEPFAMQAVRTGRARVLLHVEDVWPGFICNLLVVREDLLERRREWIARLVEGAARSGLWASRHPEEAARIVAKYWNMPAETVADCLTHPRGRFVYDRFVPKVEELRELAHRMMEVGLVGTDDVSGLVDDSLARSARLDDITDFFSILSPPVQPLDTARGEAPRAGTRRR from the coding sequence ATGAGCCCGACCCACCTCTCTTCCAACGCCTGGCGGATCACCCTCGCCACCGTGGCCTGGGTGGCCCTCATCTCGGCCCTGCACTACTGGAGGAACGTGGACCACGGGCGGGTCCAGGTCCTCCGCATGGGCTACATGCCCGTGGTGACCAACCTGGCCTGCCCCCTCCTTGACTACGCCACCCGGAACGCCGCCGACGTCCGGTTCGAGGCCCTCAAATTCGGCTCCTTCGCGGAAATGGGCGACGCCCTCCGCGAGGGCCACATCGACGCCGCCTTCATGATCGCCCCCCTGGCCATCGTGATGCGCCAGCAGGGCGTCCCCGTCAAGGTGGTCTACATCGGCAACCGCCACGAGAGCACCCTGGTGGTGCGATCCGAACTCCCGGTCCGGACCTTCCGCGACCTGGCGGGGCACACCCTGGCGGTCCCCATGCGCTACAGCGGCCACAACGTGGCCGCCCGCCTGCTGGCCCGGAAGTACGGCATCGAGGACCGGATCCGGATCCTCGAGATGAACCCGCCGGACATGCCATCGGCCCTGCTCTCCGGGGGGCTCGACGCCTACTTCGTGGGGGAGCCCTTCGCCATGCAGGCGGTGCGGACGGGACGGGCCCGGGTCCTGCTCCACGTGGAGGACGTCTGGCCCGGCTTCATCTGCAACCTCCTGGTGGTACGGGAAGACCTGCTCGAACGCCGCAGGGAATGGATCGCGCGCCTGGTGGAGGGTGCCGCGCGCTCCGGCCTGTGGGCCTCGCGCCATCCCGAGGAGGCGGCCCGGATCGTGGCGAAGTACTGGAACATGCCCGCGGAGACGGTGGCCGACTGCCTCACCCACCCCCGGGGACGATTCGTCTACGACCGGTTCGTGCCGAAGGTGGAGGAACTCCGGGAGCTGGCGCACCGGATGATGGAGGTGGGACTCGTCGGCACGGACGACGTCTCGGGCCTGGTGGACGACAGCCTGGCCCGGTCGGCCCGGCTGGACGACATCACGGACTTTTTCAGCATCCTCTCGCCGCCGGTGCAGCCGCTGGACACCGCCCGGGGCGAAGCGCCCCGGGCGGGCACCCGCCGCCGCTGA
- a CDS encoding c-type cytochrome, whose amino-acid sequence MTSHGPTPPPRRLGRRGALLLSVLLFAAPAGAGEVLPFRAPPETERPAGPGADLVRLGRRIATHTPAELPDLGGNALRCSNCHLKAGTVPYAAPWVGAPARYPRYSARNARQVDLRERIQGCFQRSLNGKAPRKDSRAMDALVAYIRWLSKDLPPGATVEGRGMPMLDEPAVPDRRRGARLYLDRCAVCHGEDGAGRLDQKPPRYPYGFPPLWGPRSFNIAAGMARLHKAAAFIQRNMPLAAGGTLTVQEAYDIADFVIHQPRPDFPGKERDWPKGGKPEDARY is encoded by the coding sequence ATGACATCCCACGGGCCCACCCCCCCGCCGCGGCGCCTCGGCCGGCGCGGCGCCCTCCTGCTGTCCGTCCTGCTCTTCGCGGCCCCGGCCGGCGCCGGCGAGGTCCTCCCCTTCCGCGCCCCGCCCGAGACGGAACGCCCCGCCGGCCCCGGCGCCGACCTCGTCCGCCTGGGGCGCCGCATCGCCACGCATACCCCGGCGGAACTGCCGGATCTCGGCGGCAACGCCCTCCGGTGCAGCAACTGCCACCTCAAGGCCGGGACGGTTCCCTACGCCGCGCCGTGGGTGGGAGCCCCGGCGCGGTACCCGCGCTACAGCGCCCGGAACGCCCGGCAGGTGGACCTTCGGGAACGCATCCAGGGGTGCTTCCAGCGCAGCCTGAACGGGAAGGCCCCGCGGAAGGACAGCCGGGCCATGGACGCCCTGGTGGCCTACATCCGCTGGCTGTCCAAGGACCTCCCGCCCGGCGCCACCGTGGAGGGCCGCGGCATGCCCATGCTGGACGAACCCGCCGTCCCGGACCGGCGCCGGGGCGCCCGCCTCTACCTGGACCGCTGCGCCGTCTGCCACGGGGAGGACGGGGCCGGTCGGCTCGACCAGAAGCCGCCCCGCTACCCCTACGGCTTCCCGCCGCTCTGGGGACCGCGCTCCTTCAACATCGCGGCGGGCATGGCGCGGCTCCACAAGGCCGCGGCCTTCATCCAGCGGAACATGCCGCTCGCCGCCGGCGGGACCCTCACCGTCCAGGAGGCCTACGACATCGCCGACTTCGTCATCCACCAGCCCCGGCCCGACTTTCCCGGCAAGGAACGGGATTGGCCCAAGGGAGGAAAACCCGAGGACGCCCGGTATTGA
- a CDS encoding SHOCT domain-containing protein translates to METAVLLGFAAGIVVGLVLAWWRHARSGGGGVSCLLKGPARLLRERFERGEITRAEYEAKMRYLAECG, encoded by the coding sequence ATGGAAACCGCCGTACTGCTGGGTTTTGCCGCGGGGATCGTGGTGGGCCTCGTGCTCGCCTGGTGGCGCCATGCCCGCTCCGGCGGGGGTGGGGTCTCCTGCCTGCTCAAGGGCCCGGCGCGCCTTCTCCGGGAGCGGTTCGAGCGGGGAGAGATCACCCGGGCGGAGTACGAGGCCAAGATGCGGTACCTGGCCGAGTGCGGGTGA
- the murJ gene encoding murein biosynthesis integral membrane protein MurJ, with protein MNGRTGPAAGGPRRPAGGGETAGIARSAGSVGFAVLLSRVLGLVREQVLAGLFGAGTAMDAFVVAYRIPNLLRDLFAEGALSAAFVAVFTDYDQKRTREETWALVNNVMAVLAVLLGLVVLLGTVFSDEIVRLMATGFEGQAPGKLLLTRRLTVIMFPFLILVSLASVVMGVLNTKGRFFIPALASSCFNLTCILLGGGLALVLPRHGVPGIVGMAVGTLAGGLAQLLVQWPLLHRLGFRLRPRIDLRDPGLRRIGLLMVPAVVGLSATQINIFVNTRFASLCAPGSVAWLSYAFRIMFLPIGMFGVALSIATMPVVSRQAARREIGPMRETLVSSLTLGFALTVPAAVGLWILAEPVVRLLFEHGRFGPHDTLMTAAALRFFLIGLFAYGAVKIVVPVFYALDDAKWPVIGSFTAVGVNLAVVWWLLGPLQHRAVALALSVAMTANFLLLAVVLYRKVGGYPAGRLVASLAKICLASAVMGWVLVLLRGPLFLEPGAGFWATLWGVGAAVVLGAACYAVVLAPLRVPEVAVLASALRRRLGRTGTA; from the coding sequence GTGAACGGGCGGACCGGTCCGGCCGCGGGTGGACCCCGCCGCCCCGCCGGGGGCGGCGAAACCGCCGGCATCGCCAGGTCCGCCGGCTCCGTTGGGTTCGCGGTGCTGCTCTCCCGGGTGCTGGGCCTCGTCCGGGAGCAGGTCCTCGCCGGGCTCTTCGGCGCCGGGACGGCCATGGACGCCTTCGTGGTGGCCTACCGGATCCCGAACCTCCTCCGGGACCTCTTCGCCGAGGGGGCCCTGAGCGCCGCCTTCGTGGCGGTCTTCACCGACTACGACCAGAAGCGGACCCGGGAGGAGACCTGGGCCCTGGTGAACAACGTCATGGCCGTCCTGGCGGTGCTCCTCGGCCTGGTGGTCCTTCTGGGAACGGTCTTCTCCGACGAGATCGTCCGGCTCATGGCCACGGGGTTCGAGGGGCAGGCGCCGGGGAAGCTCCTCCTCACCCGGCGCCTCACCGTGATCATGTTCCCGTTCCTGATCCTGGTCTCGTTGGCCTCCGTGGTCATGGGGGTGCTCAACACCAAGGGCCGGTTCTTCATACCGGCCCTGGCCTCGAGCTGCTTCAATCTCACCTGCATCCTCCTCGGGGGCGGGCTGGCCCTGGTGCTTCCCCGCCACGGGGTGCCGGGGATCGTGGGGATGGCCGTGGGGACGCTGGCCGGGGGGCTGGCGCAGCTCCTCGTCCAGTGGCCGCTCCTGCACCGCCTCGGCTTCCGGCTCCGGCCGCGGATCGATCTCCGGGATCCGGGCCTGCGGCGCATCGGCCTCCTCATGGTGCCGGCCGTGGTGGGGCTCTCCGCCACGCAGATCAACATCTTCGTGAACACCCGCTTCGCCTCCCTGTGCGCCCCCGGCAGCGTGGCCTGGCTGAGCTACGCCTTCCGGATCATGTTCCTCCCCATCGGGATGTTCGGCGTGGCGCTGAGCATCGCCACCATGCCCGTGGTTTCGCGCCAGGCGGCCCGGCGCGAGATCGGCCCCATGCGCGAGACCCTGGTCTCCTCCCTCACCCTGGGCTTCGCACTCACCGTGCCCGCGGCCGTGGGGCTGTGGATCCTGGCAGAGCCGGTGGTCCGGCTCCTCTTCGAGCACGGCCGCTTCGGGCCCCACGACACCCTCATGACCGCCGCGGCCCTGCGGTTCTTCCTCATCGGGCTCTTCGCCTACGGGGCCGTCAAGATCGTGGTGCCCGTCTTCTACGCCCTGGACGACGCCAAGTGGCCGGTGATCGGCAGCTTTACCGCGGTGGGGGTGAACCTCGCCGTGGTCTGGTGGCTGCTCGGGCCGCTCCAGCACCGGGCCGTGGCCCTGGCCCTCTCCGTGGCCATGACGGCGAACTTCCTCCTCTTGGCCGTGGTCCTCTACCGGAAGGTCGGGGGGTATCCGGCGGGTCGGCTCGTGGCCTCGCTGGCGAAGATCTGCCTCGCCTCGGCGGTCATGGGCTGGGTGCTCGTCCTGCTCCGGGGCCCGCTTTTCCTGGAGCCCGGGGCCGGGTTCTGGGCCACGCTCTGGGGGGTGGGGGCGGCGGTGGTCCTCGGGGCCGCTTGCTACGCCGTGGTGCTGGCGCCGCTCCGGGTGCCGGAGGTGGCGGTCCTCGCCTCGGCCCTCCGGCGGCGGCTCGGTCGGACCGGGACGGCCTGA